In Plodia interpunctella isolate USDA-ARS_2022_Savannah chromosome 19, ilPloInte3.2, whole genome shotgun sequence, a genomic segment contains:
- the LOC128678262 gene encoding uncharacterized protein LOC128678262: MSTRKTPSPKHEANRPKRKTPDCHCNIQEIMSDFQRKMTISFNESLATQSEQLNSSLNMLRDDVNSFTGQINELNATMHKIIEDQSTLKKEITDLRSSDDKTNKKVDNIECDINSLASQVSELTDQLRLKEQQGRINNLEITGIPIVKGENLYTIVGNIASKIGISLEPTDIDFIHRVRRFNNAQTSEIKPARDASLAPNIIVRFTQRKRKTDMLTAARARRGLTTADAGLDGPASPIFISDHLTPQNKLLYKQVRKIAKEKLYKYIWLSDCKIFVRKSDTSHAILVSRESDLIKIK, encoded by the coding sequence ATGAGCACACGCAAAACTCCATCGCCAAAACATGAAGCCAACCGGCCCAAGAGGAAAACACCGGATTGTCACTGTAATATCCAGGAAATTATGAGTGACTTTCAAAGGAAAATGACCATTTCTTTTAATGAATCACTGGCAACTCAATCTGAACAGTTAAATAGTTCACTAAACATGTTGCGAGATGATGTGAACTCATTTACAggacaaattaatgaattaaatgcTACAATGCACAAAATTATTGAGGATCAATCAACGTTAAAAAAGGAGATCACAGATTTGAGATCATCAgatgataaaacaaataaaaaagtggaCAATATTGAATGTGATATTAATAGCCTTGCGTCTCAAGTTAGTGAACTCACAGACCAATTAAGATTAAAAGAGCAACAAGGACGAATCAACAACTTAGAAATAACCGGCATACCAATTGTCAAGGGCGAAAACCTGTACACCATTGTTGGTAATATTGCGTCTAAGATTGGCATTTCTCTTGAGCCCACAGACATTGATTTCATCCACCGGGTAAGACGTTTCAATAATGCCCAGACAAGTGAGATAAAACCAGCGCGTGATGCTAGTCTCGCACCAAATATTATCGTCCGTTTTACTCAAAGAAAACGCAAGACAGATATGTTGACGGCGGCACGGGCGCGACGCGGACTCACCACTGCAGATGCCGGTTTGGATGGTCCAGCGAGTCCCATCTTCATCAGTGATCATCTTAcaccacaaaataaattactttataagcAAGTTCGTAAAATAGCCAAggaaaagttatataaatatatatggttaTCAGACTGTAAAATTTTTGTGCGAAAAAGTGATACCTCGCATGCTATTTTGGTGTCCCGTGAATCTgatctcatcaaaatcaaatga